In Sulfitobacter sp. W027, a single window of DNA contains:
- a CDS encoding class I SAM-dependent DNA methyltransferase, with the protein MAGAKKSDLDFEAELFKAADRLRGNLEPSEYKHVVLGLVFLKYISEAFESYHAKLAEDEYADPEDPEEYLAENIFWVPTEARWSDLRNKARDPNIGKIIDDAMEAIERVPANEKLKGVLPKNYARPTLNKEMLGDLIDLFSKIDMRGNATEARDLLGRVYEYFLSGFASSEGKRGGEFFTPRSVVKTLVAMLEPKKGRVYDPCCGSGGMFIQSENFIEDHGGRRNDISVYGQEINHTTWRLAMMNLAVQGIDAEIKWNNEGSFIRDELPDLRADYILANPPFNISDWGGERLTDDGRWKYGTPPKGNANYGWLQHILHHLAPRGTAGVVLANGSMSSQQSGEGDIRRAMIEADKVDCMVALPGQLFYSTQIPACLWILANDKSANGHRDRKGEVLFIDARQMGHMVDRVRRDFDDAEIDRIADTYHRWRDKAPEQPYKDEPGFCASAKLDAIRKHDYVLTPGRYVGAADEEDDGVPFEEKFATLATQLDAQLTESARMADLIRQTLGRIPGGPQ; encoded by the coding sequence GTGGCGGGTGCGAAAAAAAGCGATCTGGACTTTGAGGCCGAGCTATTTAAGGCCGCGGATAGGCTGCGCGGTAACCTAGAGCCGTCCGAATACAAGCACGTCGTCCTTGGCCTCGTCTTTCTGAAATACATCTCCGAGGCATTCGAAAGCTATCATGCTAAGCTGGCCGAAGACGAGTACGCTGATCCGGAGGATCCCGAAGAATACCTCGCCGAAAACATCTTCTGGGTTCCGACAGAGGCCCGCTGGTCCGACCTTCGAAACAAGGCGCGTGATCCTAACATCGGCAAGATCATCGACGACGCGATGGAAGCGATCGAGCGCGTCCCGGCCAACGAAAAGCTCAAAGGCGTCTTGCCCAAGAACTACGCGCGCCCCACGCTTAACAAAGAGATGTTGGGAGACCTGATCGACCTTTTCTCCAAGATTGACATGCGTGGCAACGCGACCGAGGCCCGCGACCTGCTGGGCCGCGTCTATGAGTACTTCCTCTCGGGTTTTGCGTCCTCCGAAGGCAAGCGCGGCGGCGAATTTTTCACGCCCCGTTCGGTCGTCAAAACCCTGGTCGCCATGCTGGAACCGAAAAAGGGCCGCGTATATGATCCCTGCTGCGGCTCGGGCGGCATGTTTATTCAGTCCGAGAACTTCATCGAAGACCACGGTGGCCGCCGCAACGACATTTCGGTCTACGGGCAGGAAATCAACCACACTACATGGCGGCTGGCGATGATGAACCTCGCCGTGCAAGGCATTGACGCCGAGATCAAGTGGAACAACGAAGGCTCCTTCATCCGCGATGAACTGCCCGACCTACGCGCCGATTACATCCTCGCCAACCCGCCCTTCAATATCTCGGACTGGGGCGGCGAGCGGCTGACGGATGACGGGCGCTGGAAATACGGCACTCCGCCCAAGGGCAACGCCAACTATGGTTGGCTGCAACATATTCTGCACCATCTGGCTCCCCGGGGCACGGCGGGTGTGGTGTTGGCCAATGGCTCCATGTCCTCCCAGCAATCGGGCGAGGGCGACATTCGCCGCGCCATGATCGAGGCGGACAAGGTCGATTGCATGGTCGCCCTGCCGGGGCAACTCTTCTATTCCACCCAGATCCCCGCCTGCCTGTGGATCTTAGCCAATGACAAATCCGCCAATGGCCACCGCGACCGCAAGGGCGAGGTGCTGTTCATCGACGCGCGCCAGATGGGGCACATGGTCGACCGCGTGCGCCGCGACTTTGACGATGCCGAAATCGACAGGATCGCCGACACCTACCACCGCTGGCGGGACAAGGCACCTGAGCAGCCCTACAAGGACGAACCGGGGTTCTGCGCCAGCGCCAAGCTCGACGCGATCCGTAAGCATGACTACGTCCTGACCCCGGGCCGCTATGTCGGCGCAGCGGACGAGGAGGACGACGGCGTCCCGTTCGAGGAAAAATTCGCCACCCTCGCCACCCAGCTTGACGCGCAACTGACGGAAAGCGCCCGCATGGCCGATCTGATCCGCCAAACCCTTGGGCGCATCCCGGGAGGGCCGCAATGA
- a CDS encoding recombinase family protein translates to MSVVGYRRVSTLEQNFDRQDLGPVDKLFEEKLSGKSAKDRPALNSLLEWVREGDTVVVYSIDRLARDLRDLQSIIQKLNDKGASITFKTEGLTFSAKSDDAFATLQLQMMGAFAEFERNIIRKRQAEGIAKAKAKGLYKGRPKVVDDAKVKELRQSGMGATAIAKKLGIGRATVYKCLRS, encoded by the coding sequence ATGTCTGTTGTTGGCTATCGTCGCGTCAGTACTCTAGAGCAAAATTTTGACAGGCAGGATTTGGGGCCAGTTGATAAGCTCTTTGAAGAAAAGCTATCTGGCAAAAGCGCTAAAGATCGCCCAGCGCTCAACTCCCTGCTGGAATGGGTGCGTGAGGGAGACACTGTCGTGGTGTATAGTATCGATCGATTGGCCAGGGACCTACGCGACCTACAATCAATCATACAGAAACTGAACGACAAAGGGGCATCGATCACTTTCAAAACTGAAGGGCTGACGTTCTCTGCGAAGTCGGATGATGCCTTTGCTACGCTTCAACTGCAGATGATGGGAGCGTTCGCTGAATTTGAGCGAAACATTATCCGTAAGCGCCAGGCGGAGGGGATCGCTAAAGCGAAAGCAAAGGGGCTTTATAAGGGTCGCCCAAAAGTTGTTGATGACGCAAAGGTCAAAGAATTGCGCCAATCGGGCATGGGTGCGACTGCAATTGCGAAGAAGCTTGGGATCGGGCGTGCCACGGTCTACAAGTGTTTGAGGTCTTAA